The DNA sequence TCTATCCCATGACAAAAGtcttttaaccctttcccaacgggttGTATTCATACTGGccagggcctcgctgccgggggcttatatcgtcgccctagcatgcgcaaccactcatgccaaataccagcatcccttgccgtttcttcataatactacgaggatatgttgtattttcagttttcattattttctaaagtctctacttgccatatttcctgataaattgagactgaagggtattttggttgttatatagactccatagttgatcattattcagtctatagtctgaataaaataagcagtgtgcggcatcatggagttgaaatcgtcggtttgtcctgccatgccatggcatgtgcgtacatgccacccgtcggcaaagggttaatatttCAGGCCACACAAGTCCTACATTTTACTTaattacgtatttatttattcattcatttatctaggACAAGATTCAAaccatgttgttgtttttttgaacaTGGATATTTACATAATAAAGCTCTTATTACACTGGCAAAAATGAACACCTAACCTCAATGATTAATTTTAATCTACATTTGTTCGTTGATGAATATTAGCACCATTAAGGTTAcatttgaaaaagtaaaaaatatatatatattctttttttttgatcgCAAACAATAATGACCTTCATGACAAATGTCTGAAGGCTCTAGTTTATGCCTTTAAtttacacaaactatatatatgttgtgctaAATGAAAATTTACCTTGTgcttgaaaacaaaataaataactgcATATGTCTTTTCATTATAACAAATTATTtggaaaagtttaaaatatttcataGTTCCACAATGTaaaatgactctctctctctctctctctctctctctctctctctctctctctctctctctctctctctctctctctctctctctctctctctctctctctctctcaactttacCATTTTCCTATaccatagacaaacaaacaattaaacaagtcaCAACCCCtcatttttctgtcattttcagTTTAATTCATTTTGCCATTGTCTTGCACTAAAAAGGGAGTTGTCTTCACAAAATAAATGGCTTTCATTACCAGTGCTACTTCTACTACCAACATTCATCAGCTTTCACACTGGATTAAGagtaataaaggaggaggaggaggaggaggaggaggaggaggaggaggaggaggaggaggaggaggaggaggaggaggaggaggaggaggaggaggaggaggaggaggaggaggaggaggaaaaaaatacatttcaaaccATAAAGAAGAatgaagtagaaaaaatatatttcaaatattgtGCTAGTTTTTAGGCTAGCTAGTCCATCCATTTCATGATTACAGAACAGTCctctatgtaaataaaaatagttagaagaaaaaaacactttcatAATTAACATTACACAACTCGCTTTACTCCCTACATATTGACTTTTCTTATTAGATTTATATCCAAAAATCTACTTATGCAGCATAAATCTGACAGAAGTCTTACCCCAGAAGCCAGTGGGTTGAAAGTCCTACTACAAAAAATAATGTCAAATAACGTTTTCCACAAGCTAAAAATAGTGTCTGATTGCCTAAGGtacttcttacaaaaaaaaaaaaaaagagagatttgtaGAATGACACGGTTCACTCAAAAAAGCTGCCTATACATATATCcttaaagaaaagaggagggaagaaaaaaaagtaggaaagaaaaagaaagaggaaaaaaagaaagaaagacaggccCACACGACCCTCCAATAACATGGGTTTCCTTTACACATTAGCACtaaaagaaagacgagaaaaagtaaaaactgaGATCTGTTGCTAACACCCAGAGGACATCGTTCCCTTGAAATTTAACAAAATCTCTCTAAATAGTATAGCAAAATCTCACAGCATAAAAATTAAGTTACCTTTAAAGACGGAATAAAATCTAcaagcatgcatgcacacaaatgCAGAGCATacttttaattaactaattaatgaCCATGTGAGACTCAATGGCCTTAGTAAAATTAAAAcccattaccaagaaatggcaaaACGTCACTCCGACTTTAATATAACCATTAATATTGAACAAACACTGAGGAATAGTTGTTGAACTgccaaaaaatatgaaagaaaaacacataatactcaaaaaacaaacaaaaaaaggatatttataaGACACTAAAAATTTCAATACAAAaccaatcacataaaaaaaaagtcatgtttaTCTGCACAAAAGCTAAACTAACCATTGCCATtccattgttaatatcatatttCATAAAGCATTGTAGCAATATCAAATTTGatctaaaaaataaacattaatctcACAAGAGACTATAATTTGGGCATAATCACTGACAAAACACCGATGACAGCAAATGAAGAGACCTAACCAATGACTCTACTACACAGACTACAGCAACATATATTTTGGCATCTGTGAGTGTGTCTTTACTTTTGGCAGCTAAAGAGGTGGTTTAACATTTACTGACACTTGATGTGCTCTTTCGGATTCTTGGAAGAGCTTTGGGGAGTTATGAGCTTCGGCAAAAAAACTGCAAAGGCTCCTAGGAAGAATTGGAAGAATAGCATGTCtctgaaaagaaaaggggaaaaatgtaagGGGAAAATCATACTGCTCATTCCCTCTCAGTCTCTTCCTCTGTTTGAATACATCAGACATCAGGTTTAATGGTcaaatctctctatccatctaactagctatatccatctacttatctacatattaaaataaatcaaTTTGTTTATCCAGGCATTCCACATCACTAGCAGACGTcaaatctatctaatctacttatctatctaccctgCCATCCTTCTATAATTTACAAAACATCATATTAATTAATGAAGAGATAAATTAAGAGCAgtctaatctgtctatctgtctgtctccacaTGTCAGAATACATCAGACTAGTTTATCAAGAGACTGGATAATCAAGAGTAGCCACACCCAAAAATCTCATCCTGTTACCTGTAGACTGCAATGCTGCCCCAAAATCTCAGTAGGATAAAGGGGAATGTGAAGTAGGCTAGGCACACACGTGTTGTAACACACGTGAGAACATCATAGACCTTCTTTACCATAGGTCCCCTTGTCAGAAAGTATGGTCGCACCGTACGCCTCACCTGGAGTAGGAGAAAATAGGGCAAAATGATTGGAGGTACTaatgcataaaattttttaattcattgACTGCAGATACCTGTACTGTCCACAGATGGAATCACTTATGGTCAGCCACCAAGGAATCAATTAGCAGGCTCTATGTGATCTGACCTGAATTTCCCATTTCCTGAATTTTTATACAATCAATACTGatacttcttattatcattgatattactgacatgatcatatcattatcaaaatgatagcaataaaaaaattcaattaataaacaaatatcacAGTggacagggtatatatatatctcatgccatcccagtataaaggcttaaaaattatatttgcttCCTGACTCACTACCTTCAGGAAGCTCTCCAAGTTCTTCactaagaaaaaaagatggtCTACTATTAAGAAAATATCAATCCGTATCTGCTGGGCCATGCCTATAGTTGTCATAACAAGCTGACTAATCATGCCAGATATGGCTATCGGCATATGTGCTTAAGCACGTCGAGTGGGAAGTTCCTGGGCCAAAGGCAGGACAGTCGCCAAAAGTAACTGGAGTCAGTGACACAgagagatttctgataccatCATTGAGGGGTTAAAAAGCACATATAAATTATCAACTACATAATTATTCCAGCACCAATGGGACCTGAAAAGTGTTGGGTTAATGATCCTGAATCCCACAAGGATAACCTCTACATAACAGTTAACCCCTATGACCCAGATGACATGGTCATCACATCATATGAAAAACTTTGGCTTTAGGGGCGGCTGACATGAACATAACATCATAGGAAAACCTAGTTAATTTAGATTGATTTGGTTAGATTAGATATAGCTTCTAACAAATATAATGGAAACAGTATATATGCACTAAATATTCAATGAAATTGTGCACACAATGCCTGAAAACCTCAGTATCTAGTCAACAAAACTTGGACTGCTTATTTTTACTaatcatttatctttttgtttgtttgtttctctagtCCAAAATACAAGACCTAGATACAGCTATATATGCAGAAATTTCTTTTCAACAAAAACTAACCACTTCAACTGCTGAAATGAGGACAACAGATATTTAACAGAACTTCAACTTTTATTGCTGTAAGTCTCGAAAACAAGACTGTAGTTAAGAAGATTTGTAAAAGTTGACCTATGAAGCTATGGTTCCCAAactggggtggagggtggggtgcTGAATCAGTATGCAAAAGTGTAAAATgttgaaagtaaacaaaaaacaaaacaaacaaaacaaaaaaaaatctctctctctctcttgggaacCACTCTAGTAAAGGAATGGAATGCCTAAAGTCAACAAATAAACCTCTGAGAATAGTGTAAAATAataatcactttttaaaaaaagcaataataataataataataataataataataataataataataataataataacaataacaataacaataataataataataaaaagtgctCTAAAAAGAACCTTGACCAATGCACACCCTGGGGCATAGCTAATAGGTTTATTGCAAGCAGAGGCCTATAATTTGCTGACAAAATGGCCATGGCTAATATTTAGCCATTCCATAAACACAAGTAAAAACTTGttaaataaggaagaaaggggaattgGGGGCACCCTTCATCTCTTATGAAACAACACTCAGTACAACTCAACCTCCATTGGTCAGTTCTCAGGAATATAGAACAAATTACTTACATTTCTTGCAGCAATGGTGAAGAACGCTCCACTCACAAAGGTGATGTAATACCCTGGATAGAAGCCATGCCAGATGGAGGACAGCATGTAAGTGAATAGTGTCTTCTGAGTAGGTGCCCTCTCATACACCATGAAGCGCAGCCACTTCATGGTTCCACTGTTCCAGGCTTCCAGGGTGTCACGCAGACTTAGGCCAAACTGAAATCAAGAAATTGTTCTTCATCTTGTCTATGTCCAGGTTTTAAAGACCCACAGCACTTCAGGAACTGTAATTGGATGTTTGTgtttcatattatgtataaatagataaatatggaaAATGTTCTGTTAGTAGTTCCACTCACTATCCTTTTATTAACCCACTGATACTGTGAGTATGCAATGtcaatgtttttttctcattattgttttttacacatagataacTTCAAGGGCTTTGTCATCATGATATCAAGGCCTGCCTGACCTTATCTGTTTATCCCATTCAATGAAGCTtttggacaaaaaaaatatttttattactatctgtTATAACCCTTTGTGACTATCATGTCGAAAAATTTGGCAGAGGGCTGGGTGATGGGAATGACTTGCCATAACTGCACAGAGATTTTGAAGGAAGATTAGACTCAGTGGGGTTTAGGATGGGGCTTTTGTGttatttaaccctttcccaatgggtagtattcatagtggcccgggccccgctgccgggggctcatatcgtcaccctagcatgcgcgaccactcatgcccaataccagcatcccttgccttgtCTGCATAATACTAAGAGCCTAAGAGTTGTATTTTcagaattattattttctaaggtctctatttgccatatttcctgataaatcaagactataggagatttttattgttatatagactccatagttgatcattattcgctctatagtctgaataaaataggcagtgtgtggtatcatggagttgaaaccgttggttttgttgtatttttttttgcattttttttcaagttattttatatgataaactttagtttcaacaggtttatattatcacttccatatagatgtAATTTCATGTTcggtgtttttataaatatgtgattttttttttttaccaaaatacatatcgttgttttcacgtggttttacatcatctctttatgaatactatataatatctcaggtcaatgtagtcgattaccgacataatttttttttatgctaacctcagaagcccgagaagcctttatgaaatgcatagtataggaaaaatgagaaaaagtgttaaaaactacttaatcacattttcagtggcaaaaaatattttgccataattgtaaaaaaaaaaattcatggcatgtacgtacatgccaccggcagatagtccagatTATTCTGGATTTTGCCATATTCATGTCGGATAGGGTTTGACAGTATTAGAAATCTGTCAAAGTCATAGACTCCAGTGATTGCTGGCAactgtatgtacatgccaccggtCTGGAGAGGGTTAAACCAATAAACAAGGCTGGAATGTACCATCTGTAAGCCATGTCTGGAAGAGTGCCAGCTCCAAGGAGGACACTATTTCCAAGCTCAGTATCCTATTCCGGCCCTTTGTTACCAGTGGCAAAGGGTGTCTTACAGAAAATTGTgacaaggtcacaaggtctactaagtGATTCCTTTGTAGCCAAACACTTGTGGAGATGTAGACATATTTCACAAAACACTACAACAGTGAACACTATAATTTCCTGGCAATGGTGGGTTACATTACTGACAAAGTATGGGCTTAGAGATTTTGTTGATCCAGAGagatttctatttatctttacaatttgtctttcttttgggaTACTGGCCCTCTTtaccataaaaataaattaaataattaaaaaagaaagaaagaaaaacctcaCCTCGACTCCAAGAATATCCACATTGGAGACAAGGTTCCATTTTGCTCGTCCATCAGCATTGTATCCATTGAATCCCATCCCCGACATATTACAGATACTGTCTCCCAACATCCAGCCCGTGTAGTAGACATGACGTGTGAGAGAGGTCACAGCCACTATGTAAAATGTCTTTGAGAGGAAGCTCATCTGGAAGAACTTGGGATCTGATAACGAGAATGTGAGAATTAAATAGAGAGAGGTCTTGTAATAagtacaaatgatttttttttttttaatctaatattaACCAAGCTTTATGATCTAGTAAATGGACATGATGTTTAAGAAAAGAACTGCAATAATTTGAAGGCTAAAAATGACAAAGAGACATGACTCTTTACAACTAAATTTCACACATTTCTCAAAGGCAGGAAATGGCAAAAAGTGGCATAATTCTGCCTTTCTCTCACTGAAGAGTCCATGTAACtgatgaaaacaaatgaaaaatcaaTCTTTATATGAAAGATTATTCTAGaggaaaatatgtaataatatcataCAAGAACACCAACCTGTAATAAAGGAAATGGGGAATTTTGGCAGCATATATACAGTAACAAAGGCATTGAATGCTGACACTAGTGCCTTGTACATGGCAACTGGCAAGGGGTTAGGCTCATCTTCAGGCCTGGTGTGGAGTTTAGAGTCAGTGAGCTTGCTTTCTGAGGGACTCTTGTTCCTGTTGCTGTCCAGAGAGCTCTGTCAAGGGGAATGAGAATACTTATTAATTTCTATTGAAGCAATCATTAATAACACTTTTCTCCTCTGATATTCATTAAAGATAACTGatagtgtaaaattatatacaatactcAGCTGGCACTATGACTTAtagaaggggtaaaaaaaaaaaagcttaaaaaacatttttgtatgaatatatacttatcttaattttttcacaaaataatgaaaaaagaaagtaagaagaagcacaagtaaagaaaacaaagtgtagactaaaaaaaaatcctacaatcTTATAACCCTACCGCGGGTACAACAGTCTGGAGAGCTCTCTTGGCATAGTGGGTCCCCTCAACAAAATCTTGGTAGTCAGCAAACATGAAGTAGGGCCCAGCCAGGATGGAATGGAAGTTCAGCATATATCCAAAATACTCCAAGGCTGTTGGTTTCTTCCTGTGGACAACCATGTTGATATACAACAGACTGAATCAAAATCTTCCATAGTTGATAATCTCATTTCTTACCTGAGGACTCCTTGTTCAGTTTGACTGGACACAACTGCAGATGCAAATGCTCAATCCTTGTTATAATAATGGCACTTATGTTCACAATCTATCTGAAACCCTCTGTGttttgataatatgatattcaATATTTAACATTTTATCTCCCTGCACTGGAATCTATCCAACCTTAAAAGAATGAATATTATGatctttaaattttcccatttgGTCTTTGGCATTTGAAGCGCTAAATTTTCTACATCAGAAAATGTATATTTCGTTGCCATGTCTCAAAGACCACAAATGTTAGCAGAATGCAAAGCTGAAAAAGTTATCACAGTTACTCCTCACGTATGAATGAAAATCAAGGAGattactatgaatatataaataaaacatacacaattaCTTTTCAACACAGAAAGCAATAGAatgcatatttagatatatctataattatctaagACCTACTTATAGCAAAAATACAATGATATACCATGGCATAACTGTGATATGTAATAGTATGGTGTGTGGAGGAAGAATGTCAGGATGGTGTGTAGAGGGAGAATGTGGGAGTTCTAGGGTTTGGCTGGACAAAATGTGtcacacaacaccagaaccatttCCTCACAACCACTACATTTCATTCAAAAGAAGGTTAAGGTTCAAGCAGAGGAGGGCCTCACGGGGAGAGAGGGATTTCATGGGTGTGGCTGATGTATTATGTACAAAAAGAATGATAAGACACTATGTTTCATTCAAAATGAAGTCACAAGCAAAATCCTATCAGTTCTTGACATGCTCCCACGATCATGATGGATAGGATTATTCTGGATTTTGCCATATTCATGTCGGATAGGGTTTAACAGTATTAGAAATCTGTCAGTCATAGACTCCAGTGATTGCTGGCAACTGTCCTGCTGTTTGGAGCAGGAGTTGGCTACATGTAGTGGAACTGCCCACTCAAAGCACTCTAGTGCATCACCACATGTATAGCAGTAACCAGCAGATCAAGTGGTTTGTTATGATGGCTATACACGTGGCCCAACAGTAACAGGGTAAGAGACTAATCTTCACAAAAAAATTGACTAGATTAACACTTAAATGCACAATTTAATGAATTCATCATAAATGTCTCCACTGACTTTCACTGAGAGAGTAAATATAAAGCCTTCTGTATCAGACTTCAGATGTCTTGCTTCCCCTTTTCAAATAAGGCCAACTGGAAGATCTTTGTTAGAGCCTGAGGTCATCACTGTTCctctaattaaaaacaaacactaaCCCTCATCTCACAACCAATACTGTCTTTGTAATCTTCCtgcaattaataacaaaaaccaatACCCACCTGACCACCATCTCCTTCTGCAGTGGGGTGAGTTCATCATCTTTCAGCCCTGACAACCCGTCATGCAAGCTGTATGCCAGCGATGTTGCCTTCTGCACCATGATCATCATGGGACCTGAATAAGGCAAATAAAATGCAAGAGAATGAAGTTGTCTGcctcatatttatttttacctgtttttaataTGACAGAAATGAGACAATtacttatactatttttttttttttttttttttttttctctcatatttctttGGCTTGTTAACCTTGGAACATGTCATAGTTTATCAGAAAATATACAATTCAAATTTGTAATCCCTCCCTACAAGGGATTCTAAGCTCGATTCTCAAGCAAGTGAAATGTAAACAATGAGGAAAATAAATACCTCGTGAAATGAAGCATGTATTTCTCTCAGAGCCAACAAAGCTATATGGAATAGTATTCCAAACTACTATAGACAAGCAGAGGATGAAAACTAAAAGGGAACTACTGCTGTATTGAGAGAAAATCAAGACTgatgtaaataaaagaaattgtaatTCCAGCTGAAAATTCCAGATGttacttattgtcattattattgtgctGAGTTATGGATTAACTAGAGATGATATAAAGTCTGTGCAAGGTAAACAGTCTATTACTCTAtgaccatctggataaagcaaatcaaatatagacaatggaaaatggggaaatttatatatatatatatatatatatatatatatatatatatatatatatatatatatatatatatatatatatatgcataaagtgaGGAAATAACAATGCAAAGGGATGGAACAAGTGTTCATGTGTGCCCAGACATGTTCAAAGTAAGCTCAAGTCAGCCTAATGTCTGTATTTTGGGCCACAtgatggcagtgaagcatccGGATCCAATGGATTAAATAAAGAGCTAATTTGTTAACATTTGTGGGACCCATGACTTACCACTCACTCAAGAACTCCTGTGTTCCCAAAATATAAACTAGCTATACTTTTGAAGAGCTGTGTACATTGCTAGCTAAGTTTATCTAGCCCAAGTTGTCAGAAATAATGGCTAGATTAACCTCTCGGATCTGGGTGatgtgaccatcatgtcatgaaaaaatctgggCTGAGGTGAACATGCTGTCACGGGAAAATCTCGCTGTAGGCCGCGTGATGCAAACCTGCCTTCGTGAGTGTTGCGGCTGAAAGCCAGGGTGATGGAAAAGACTTGCCATGAGTGCACAAACCTACTGGGaggtttattttacttatttagcGATTTTGCATCATTCCCATCGATGTCTGAGTGTGGAATGAAATGTCTGAGAGCAGTGACTGGAAGAGAGCTGGCTTCATGGAGGACACCATTTCTATGCTCAGCATCATATTCCTGGCATTGTGAGCCATGATGCAGATTgttttacagaaaattgaatattatataaaaaaaaaaaaaaaaaaaattaatgacagaAGTAATATAGTGttacatagttttatttttcttgcagtGAGCTGTAGACTATCAAGAGATGActggagtctgtgcaaagaaaaaactattaccatctggataatgcaaatcaaatggcaaatatggacattggataatgatcaaaaaactaaaaacttttaTGTTTTGTCACTGTGCAAACATGTTCACATGTGCCCAGCCTACAAGCAGCCACTCATGTAAGCTTAATGCCCAAACTTTTAGTGACTGCAATGATGcaaccagatccaatgggttaaggtTCCATAAACACCCGAGGAAACAAGGCGAGACTGTGGCTTAATTTTAGCAGCATTAAAAGAATTAACAGAACATTGTCAGTTAGAATCCCTGTCTATCAATCCAAGGGCTCAAATGCTTGGCGACCAACCCATCATAGGTATTTGCGATTGTGATACTCAAGCAAAGCTGCTAGtatcataacataaaaacaatgaaaaggtgACATGCAAAGCAGTGTTTGAATTAGCAATGGTGTTGAAAACTGCTAAGCAAGATGTTATTGACATTAAAGGACATGTGGCTTTATCAGTAGAGGCATTTCAAGTGCATGTTTGTGTTGCCAAGTCAGGAAGTGCCATTGCTATGGAGAACTGGGACACTACAGGTGCATATAGGTGTGCTACTCTGTTATGGAAGAGGTAGTAGcacaagggaaagagaaaggtatacaagaggaaaaaataatttgatgggaaaggaagatggggggagaaggaaacaGTTGTGATAAGAGTGTTGAATTAATGGTTGGAGTAAAGGAAGACACTGTAACTGATTAGATTAATCACACAGGTGAAAGTGACATTGAGTGTGATCTGAGGTACCATTACATGTCAAGTCTTAACCAGACAGAGCTTGGGAAAGAGTTCATGTGGATTTTGTTGGGCCATTCATAGGCCATATTTTTTCCATACTAGTGGATGCTTATTCTAGAGGGATTGAGGCTCAAGTTATGAATAGAACCTCTGCATCTTTGTGATGTCAGTGATAATGGACCTAGTCAagagttacatttttttttttttttttaatgaaaatttacaaTATCTTAACATATAACATGTGCACCATTCCATCCAAGTTCAAATAGGTTAGAAGGATGAGCATTACAAACTGTGAAAAATAGGCTTAAAAAGATGGAAAGGGGTGATGTAAAGGATCAGCTGTTGAGATTTTTATGTCGATATAGGTCCTCAATCAGTAACAGGTAGATCTCCATGAAAATTACTGAACAACAGGAAAATATACTTAGGCCTAGTATGACATGGAATGATAAGCTGAAAAAgcataaacaaaagcaaaattatGATGGTCAGACAAACTTACAGAGTTCAGTTTGTATGATGAGGTGCTTATAGAGAATTACAGAGCAAGGGGGATGGGATGGCTACCAGGAATGGTGGTTCGAGTTACCGGGCTTCTCTCATATAAAGTAGTATAATTAAATGGCAGAATAATGAGAAGGTATGTAGACCAAATGAGATCCAGTATAGGTTACAAAGAACTATCCATGGTATGAGATACATCAACTATAATCTTAGTGCTTCTGTTGAGACTGGTGGGATATAGCCTCTAGAATCAGTAAGGAATGGTGAAATGAAGAGTGAAGCTTTGCTGACCCAGCTTGAGACTAGTATACAATCAGAAAGTTTTCTTCAGACAAGCAGGTATGTCAACCACAGCATCTGGTACACAAtgtgccactactactactaccactaccacaagGACTGATTTATAATATACAAGATTGTATGCCTAATTTATTGTAAgccattatttatatagataaaaatgtcatatttttatctttagcaaatatatacttttacgtTTGTAGAACCTCACTACAGGGGGCTACAGAGCTGGGACTCTACAGAGAGTGAAatgtaaacaataagaaaaataaatagcccatgaaatgaaaaatatttcccTTAGAGCCAACCAAACTATACAGAATACTATTCCAAGTTACTATAGAACATATTCCTATACTACAAAGGTTTCTAGagttcaaatgttataaaaaatcagGGAACTGATTAAGCATGTTTTACAAAGGTTTACTCTGGAACATTACTTAGGAAGTTGTGCTTAGTGtacataaaacataacaaaaattttaaaaggctgCAATGAAaggaacaataatgaaatatataaaggaattaCAATGCTCACAATAATGACACCAATGATAAGAGTGGTTTAATAACAATGGAGAGAGTGAGGTAAGAGTTTACCTAGACTtctttatacatttatcatacaGGAAATTGGGCAAACAGACAGTAAGAAGTtaaggaatagaggagaggaggctgggagtaaagagaagaaagaagggagagaagaagagggagttagggaaagagagaaacggagataagggagaagagaagggaaagagaaatgtggaggttaaaaaaaattagaaagaaattaAGGCCATAACAAAAATAAGTCATATaatggaagaaataaagagagacatgaaaagagaatgagatcAAGACATAAAAAATTGTGAGAGGAAAGTTATCCTAGAATTATCTAGTTATAACCAGATAATAGTGAAACTGTGATCTGATAGTCAAGGAAGTCTCAAATGACCTTGTCACACAATGATGCTATCAGGGATATATCTTCCATTAACATTTGCTGATAAAGGTTTTATGACATCTAAGTACACACAGATTTAACTTTTTCATAATCAGTTATAAACCTACTT is a window from the Penaeus monodon isolate SGIC_2016 chromosome 41, NSTDA_Pmon_1, whole genome shotgun sequence genome containing:
- the LOC119598583 gene encoding lysophospholipid acyltransferase 1-like: MALLLAYIFRVYLHPSHVSAATRHWGSLLAGLGISYFCFGKQVLLALALVVGCYLLMLLLPITLLHHVTLASSITFLSVMHIQRQLYEDGVFVIDVTGPMMIMVQKATSLAYSLHDGLSGLKDDELTPLQKEMVVRKKPTALEYFGYMLNFHSILAGPYFMFADYQDFVEGTHYAKRALQTVVPASSLDSNRNKSPSESKLTDSKLHTRPEDEPNPLPVAMYKALVSAFNAFVTVYMLPKFPISFITDPKFFQMSFLSKTFYIVAVTSLTRHVYYTGWMLGDSICNMSGMGFNGYNADGRAKWNLVSNVDILGVEFGLSLRDTLEAWNSGTMKWLRFMVYERAPTQKTLFTYMLSSIWHGFYPGYYITFVSGAFFTIAARNVRRTVRPYFLTRGPMVKKVYDVLTCVTTRVCLAYFTFPFILLRFWGSIAVYRDMLFFQFFLGAFAVFLPKLITPQSSSKNPKEHIKCQ